The Salmo salar chromosome ssa06, Ssal_v3.1, whole genome shotgun sequence sequence caaggtagtaatctgtcgttctgcccctgaacaaggctgttaacccactgttccccggtaggccgtcatagtaaataagaatttgttcttcactgacttgcctagtttaaaaggTTGCATTACcattagacttggcggtgacatagtatccccatgagtgacagaacactgagctccACTttccacagaaagcactgaacaaggctgaaacacctgcatttaggagttgccttactcaagaaaacaaaaaagagaccgtgtttgtatgcggctttattagtaacatccccccccccaaaaaaaacaaatgtatttgtttttgctAAAAATGTTGGCCTCAAAACAGGTTTCCAGCATTTCCACTGCACAAGACTacgatcaccatgtgcaatgccaagcgtcagctggagtggtgtaaagctcaccgccattggactctggagcagtggaaacgcgttctctggggtgatgaaacgcgcttcaccatctgcctgtccgacaaatctgggtttggcgaattccaggagaatgctaccttcccaaatgcatagtgccaactgtaaagtttggtggaggaggaataatggtctggggctgtttttcatggtttgggttaGGCCCGttacttccagtgaagggaaatcttaacgctacagcatacaatgacattctatatgattctgtgcctccaactttgtggcaacagtttggggaaggccctttccagtttcagcaagacaatgccCTCGTgctcaaagcgaggtccatacagaaatggtttgtcgcaaatcggtgtggaagatcttgactggcttgcacagatccctgaccttaaccccatcaaacacctttgggatgaattggaacgccgactgctaatcgcccaacaccagtgccactcctcactaatgctcttgatgctgaatggaagcaaatccctgcagcaatgttccaacatctagtggaaagccttcccagaagagtgtagactgttatagcagcaaaggggggaccaactcccatgttaatgcccatgattttggaatgagatgttcgacaagtaggtgtccacatacctttggtcatgtagtgtatctcactCTACACACACAAATAGTTAAATATCTCATTGTGCACACAAGGCCATAAACACCCACACTTCCTTGTGTCTGAACGCTAACTGCCGTTTAAGAACtgcggcagttagcctagtggttaatagTGTTGGGCATATAACCGAAAgttcgctggtttgaatccccaagccgacttggtgaaaaatctgtctgtgcccatgagcaaggtacttaaccctaattgctcctttaacatttaacattttagtcatttagcagacgctcttatccagagcgacttacagtagtgaatgcatacatttcatgcatttaaaaaaaaattgggccccccgtgggaatcgaacccacaaccctggcgttacacacaccatgctggcgttgcaaacaccatgctctaccagctgagccacagggaagactttaAGTCAGTCTggttaagagcatctgctaaaatgtaagAACGTTATATTTACATGAATCtgagttttgtgtttttctagttGGGATTCAGCCCTTAGtcttcacactaacacacattgcCGTTTAAACGGGGTCTTTTCTCTTCTATATATTATGTATGGTATAATATATAGCATGTTATGTATTGTATAGTATATTGTCCACCTGACTGTGGATCTATAGGAGGGAagttccccttcctccctccagcaATAGGCTGTTAGTTTGGCACAGTCATGTtattatagtacaggactgtGGAATCTATGTAACTCCAGCCATCTTCTAGACAGGTCAACACACACAAAGGACTACTTGACGTGTGCCACCCCTTCCATTCAATACTTGTTTCTCAGAGTTTACTGGACAAtatctgttgttgtgtctgtattGGTCAGAAGACTTTAGTATAACATCCCACAGTATCCAGGACTGAGCTTCTCACTGGCACAGGTGGCTGGTTGCACCTTAATTTGGGAGGATGGACTCAGTAATGGTTGGAACGGAATAAATTGAATGatatcaaacatgtggtttccatgtgtttgatactattccattcactccattccagacattattatgagccgtcctcgcctcaccagcctcctgtgcctGTCAGTCTGTTGCTGTTTCACTGAACTTTAGGCTTATTGGTGGCATGGCCACATATGCAAATTTAAACATTATGCAAAAATATGTCCACACACATTCAAAAATATGTGCACACATTGAAAATCCATCTCACTCCTTGTCCAGACCAGTGAGTAAGGTTACAGCACATTTCACTGTAAAAGTGTGGAGCATGTACGTCCGTGGTGATGTCATCAGATCAGACGAGCCTGACCGTCATCGGGGTGGTTGTCATGGATGCGGTGGTTCCTCAGGGCGACATGCGTGGGCGGAAGGTACGTGGGCGGATCATCATACTGACTTTCCTTAGAGAGTAGTAGTCTGAGTCCTTCCAGGAATACCACACGATTCCGTCTGGTCCTAGAGGGTTCTTCCCCTTGGGGGAATACCGGCCTCCCTGTGGGGTCACAAACACAACGTCAGCGTTCAGGGTGGTAACAGGGAGGAATACCGGTGACCAGATACCTATAGGTCTGTAaatatctgtaaagcactttgtgacaactgctgatgtaaaagtaAAAAGGGGATTAGAAAAAACATTTGATTGTTTGATTGGCTATGAATATACTTTTGATTATCATTACACACATACCTCTATCAAACATTCCCTTACCATTCACATTCTATCTGACAAGGTCATTtattgtgcagtgtgtgtgtctgtatggtgaGGTTGTTACTCTGTAGTAGACTCCGTTGAGGTTGGCGTAGAAACACTGGTTGTACCACCAGCCTCCGTGGGATATCTCAGCACAGATGTTGCCCGTGTCGGGGGTGCTGAAGCCCTGCTTGTCATGGTACCAGCTGAATGAGTCCTCCGTCGTCCCACTGAACCCTGACACATGGAGACAGTACTGGCTGTCCTCCCCATCCACACTGTATGGAGACGCACACGGACAAGCAGAAGTTAAAATGCCACCCAAAAGAGAATGTCTAGGTCATTCCAAATTCCATTAACAGTGTGTTtctttcaaataaaaataaaaaattcgcAGAAAATTACCATTTTGGAATGTCCAACTTCTGCAAAAAATGTTAACCCACTCAACCCCAAGATTTTCCCAAGTTTTCACCATTGTTGTAAAGCCctggttattttgttgctttggaCAAGTAATTTCTGAGGTTTTTACTTAattaatgtgattagtgattaattTACATTTGTCCCTCAGGTTTAAGGTCTACCCTGAAACGTGAACTGgactctcgttttaatatggtaAAACTATTTATTTTGAAAAAGGAACATTGAACATTAATAGTCAAATCCTAGTGTAGAAGCAGGTGAGAtggttctacaattttttttgttttgtgttgGAAAACTGAGTACATCGAGTATAacatgtcaaccctgttacccattataggctagaaatgttttaacaagttaaaatattgttgttaagcttgcattcaattccccctccctgttccacacaacaagcttccattccccctgtcacatggGGAGTTACGGCTGATAAAGATTAAATTGTCAACCCTTTTACTGTCAACCCAGTCACTTTTACAGTCCGTTTTCTAGTAATTTTTCTTAATTTACCTCTTCAAGTTGGAAATGTTTTCTTAATGACAATGTTCAAATTACACTACCCAAAAGGCACTCTATTGGTAGAATGTTTGTGTGTGATGTGGCTGCATGCCTAGGCGTGTTTGTCTCTAACCCCCACCTGAAGCTCTGGTAGAGGGCGTGTTTGTCTCTAACCCCCACCTGAAGCTCTGGTAGAGGGCGTGTTTGTCTCTAACCCCCACCTGAAGCTCTGGTAGAGGGCGTGTTTGTCTCTAACCCCCACCTGAAGCTCTGGTAGAGGGCGTGTTTGTCTCTAACCCCCACCTGAAGCTCTGGTAGAGGGCGTGTTTGTCTCTAACCCCCACCTGAAGCTCTGGTAGAGGGCGTGTTTGTCTCTAACCCCCACCTGAAGCTCTGGTAGAGGGCGTGTTTGTCTCTAACCCCCACCTGAAGCTCTGGTAGAGGGCGTGTTTGTCTCTAACCCCCACCTGAAGCTCTGGTAGAGGGCGTGTTTGTCTCTAACCCCCACCTGAAGCTCTGGTAGAGGGCGTGTTTGTCTCTAACCCCCACCTGAAGCTCTGGTAGAGGGCGTGTTTGTGCTTGTTGCTCCAGTCCTCCAGGTCGATCCTGAGGCTATAGTCTCCCTGGCTGGTCAGGTCATGGATATGGTCATTACCCAGCCAGAACTCAGAATGCAAATCACCAAACCCGTCCTTATACTCCCTCCAGCTCCGGTCAAAGGTCACGGAGCCATCCACACGCCGCTGGAGCATCGTCCAGCCACCACctgggagaaggagaggatacGTATACATTAAATATgacatacactactggtcaaaagttttcgaacacctactcattcaagagttttctttattttttactattttctacattgtcgaattatagtgatgacatcaaaactatgaaataacacatatggaatcatgtaataaccaaaaaagtgttaaacaaatcaaaatatattttatatttgagattcttcaaatagccaccctttgcgttgatgacagctttgcacacttttggcattggTAGTGTACAAGTTATGCAAACACACATTATGAGGAAGCGTTATTGACTAATCAAATTGGTTCTTCAAACTAAAAACCAACTCTGTTCATGTGTGACACTTGTGAGTGTATATAACCCTCACCCTCTGTCTCCATGTCACAGTACACTTCGACAGGCATGACCCCCAGTGAAGGCACCACCGTGTACAGACCAGAGCGCCTCACACCGTTATAGTAGATAGACGCACAATCTATAGGACAGTTCCTCACATGCTGCACCTCTGGCGGACAGAGAAAACACAGTGTTTCATCAGTATTTGACACAAACTTAAAAATGCAGTATTTGAGCAGAGATGAACAGTGGGAGATTGGGCTCAGAGAATACTTTTAAAGAGGCTTGTCTCCCCCTACTGGTAAATTGTAGACCTTGGCTCCAGTGAATTGTAGATATGATAAATAAGTCCAAAATAAGGCTAATAAtattaactatatatatatatatatatatatatatatatatatatatatatctgatagtgtgtgtgtgtttaccaagAACGGGTGTATGTGTACCTGGATGCAGGGCCTCCTCTGAACTCATCTGAGGGCTGGTACCGACAATGTTGATCATACAGCCAGGGTTCCTCCGTACGCTCTCTACCAGCCGAGACAGGTTATGGATCTGGGcctagagagacagacaacaaGCTCTCaacatgtttgaaaaatgtacttAGATTATTACATTACTGGTACTATAAGATATATACTGTACCGTGTACCTGAAGGTCGTAGATGAGGGTCCCTTGTAAGTGCACTAGTGTGGTGGCCTCGGCATAGTGCGTCTCCAATTCATGGAAACGATGCTCCAAGGATGAGTTAATACGGGTCTTCTCCTCGctctgatatatatacacacacacacacacacacacacacacacacacacacacacacacacacacacattaagacaACAGTGCATGGATATGTACACAGCAAAGAATAAACTCCACAGCTGGCCATTTGAAAATCCATGCGATTAATGGAACAAGGCTTGAAAGTGTTGATTGTTTGAAATATCTGGGTTTGAGGATATATTCTGAATGATCTTTGGAAAAGCACATTGATTATATTTGAAAAATAATTAACTATAAGCTTAGATTACTATACAGATCTAAGAATTGTTTTACTGTATCCATGGAAACCatgatgtgtttgatgtatttgataccgttccacgtattccgctccagccattaccacgagcccgtcctccccaattaaggtgccgccAACCTCCTGTGCCCAGTATATACTCACTTTACATGACACACACTACTCAACAACAGTAGCAATCACAAATTCCCAGGGTATATCATAAGGTTGGAGTAAGATCTTTCAGATACAAAGGCCCAACTGACTGAAATCATTTGCATACAGAAATCAGGACATTACAATCACACAGTGAATTTAAGAAAGGCCTTTTTCGAATGTTAAGAACAATCTGTTTGTGTTTTTAAGtaatagaaacatcaccatgtgAAGATGTTTGTAAAGAATTGTATCTATGTATTATAGGTACTTAGTTGTATTACTTGTATTAGTAGTGTTAGCAGTAGTTTTTATTAGTTGTAGGCCTATTAACTTTTTTATGCTGTtaatgtacttttttttgttattatttcatttttattatttttagacCGTAGTTGCCATATTATTCTTGTTATTAAGTATTGTTTGTTTCATTTTTTTGATTTGGACACGAGAGGGTGCATCTCAAGAGATTTCATCCTTGAAAGTATCTAATAAGTACATTTTCATAAAACAAAGATGTTCTGTACATGCTAAGAAAAGTCTGCTATGCAGTAACTGCTATGCCCTTTTCCCCTGTAATAAGGTGAGAAGTGTTGGGATATAATAGTGGGGCAATATACTGTATGACCCCAGAAAAAGAGATttgcagagagagtgagaaaaaggAGTAAAAAGGATAAGGgaaatgacagacagacatacagagggGATTCAACCACCACCTTCACCCACCAGAtgctgtctgctgtgaattataagtatctttcatacaaatcttaaccttatGACccattctatacatctgttgttcatcatgtaggttgaaaggggtgtgtcTTTTATAGctaagatctttgtacttttgtctcagggctctcaacgaatcatctgaggGTGACTCCaccaccagccatcattatcgtagagcactcaatcgattcactttatatgtgtgtgttgtattgacctgctcccttattaataagtgattaaaagatttagtttaagtataactctgacttttgtgataagtttgtctctcctcatttgatagtaaagaaaggAACCACCACACTAACCCCAACCATCCCACCTAGAGGTGCTATATTCCCAGCTCATACCCCAAACCACTAACCCCAACCATCCCACCTAGAGGTGCTATATTCCCAGCCCATACCCGAAACCACTAACCCCAACCATCCCACCTAGAGGTGCTATATTCCCAGCCCATACCCCAAACCACTAACCCCAACCATCCCACCTAGAGGTGCTATATTCCCAGCCCATACCCCAAAACCACTAACCCCAACCATCCCACCTAGAGGTGCTATATTCCCAGCCCATACCCCAAACCACTAACCCCAACCATCCCACCTAGAGGTGCTATATTCCCAGCCCATACCCGAAACCACATCTCAGGGGTACTATCCCCCTTTTGTCCCAGACCAGGTAAAAGCCATGGTTAGCCAAAGGGCTGAGTCCCAGTGCCAAAGACACGCGAGGCAGCACGTGGTGGAGGAGGGCCAGGAGAGCCAGGCCAGAGTACCCAGGGCTAATCCCCTTAGCGCCAGGGTCAAGGACTTGCTAGGAGGGAGGGACACCTGGGGTGATACCGTACGCTACCGGCTGCCACAGCATAGGGGGAGTAACAGAGGcaggtgtcagtgtgtatgtgtgtgtctacagtatgtgtgtgttagttggCTGAAGTCCTCCTTTATGACGTAGGGTTAGAGCGTGTTCCGCAGGCTTTTAGCGTTCAGTTTAACGTAAAGTAACCACAGCAGTATCTCAAGAACAGTTGCTCACCTGCAGTTCTAGACCACTGGCACATGTCCTGCTCTGAATCTGAAGCAGTGGCTCACCTCCAGCCTTACACACTCTTACAGAAACTAGAGCACTGTATCTCAGTCATTGAACTTTTATTTCCATTAAGCTTTATAGCCCTGGCCTACTTGTTTTCCCCTGAACTCTAGTTCTAGAATTTGAACGCCATCTATTTCTCTACACCATTAGCCCATTCCTCCAGTTCTATCTCTAGAACCCACCTGCAGCTCCAGAACCTTGACGCGGTGCCTGTGGTTCCTCAGCTCCTCCTGAAGCTCTGAGATGGTCTCCCTCAGTGACAGAATCTGCTGTTTCCTCTCCTCGTTCTCATGCAGCCAATAGGAGACTTCGTCTGTGCAACGGAACATGTCTGGACAGCGCTGGTCCTCGGTCTGGGGCAGGGTGGCCACCAGACGGCACATCCCATCCTCCAtcacctggttactgtagtccCCACACTGGGAGCCCCCGCCACCACCGCCAATCTGATGACTAGTAGGGTCTTCTCCATGGACCTCCCGGACCAGCAGGATACACAGAGCCAGCCACAAGCCCAAGAGGGGGGTACAGTGAGGGGGTAGGAAGGCCATTGTTCTCCTCTGGTTGGAACGTTCTAGCTTGGTCAGAGAGAGTGGTCTGTCTGGCTCTGGAGACTGGCAGGTTCAGGTTCAGGTTTAGCTTTCTCTCTGTAGGAATAGCAAAAAAGCCTTAGTACTATAAAATCACTGTACACTGGTAGGCCTATATGTACCACCAGATCATCATTACATGACTTAATCCTAGTTGCTCTGCAGAAGAACGTCtgctaagtgccttgctcaaaggcacaccAACAGATTGTTATACCTAGGCAGCTCGGGGATTCCAACCAGCGATATTTCAgctattggcccaacgctcttaaccaataggctacctgccgccccattgtaGTCCATACACTAATGTCTCACATATTCATAGTTCACACCGATGCCCACCTCCCAACCACAACCTTTGACCTGCTCTAGTAGCGTGATTAATAGGCAGTGAACTCTGAGCACTGAAATGAATACTAGGGGAATCTACCATGTTATAATAGTTGAATTGCATCATAACTGATATACATGTTTTCAAACGACTGAGTAGCATTTACTGTACACAAATACATAAGCCAATGTATCTCAAACCCCCCTCCAAAACAACATACTATTTAGTCACTCTATTTATTCACACAACACAACAGGACCCAACAACGAACCCAGTATAGAACCCCCCGGTGCATGTACAGAGTTAGCTACAGAGCTGCTTTAAACGAAGACGTTTGGTATTTCTTTACCTCTCTCCTGGCCAGTCTCTCGCCCCTGTCCTTACACCATCCTGATTGTAAGACCCTCCCCATTCCTCTCCGTCTCCGTCGTTCcttctctcctccaatctccacctctctttctctgtctctccgtgtGAAAGAGTGATTTAGAGCAGTGTGGCTGTAACACAGTGGACATCTTATCCCCATAATCCACCTTAGAGGATTCCCCTGAGGGAGAGggaaagtgagggagggagggagggaaggaaggaaggagggagggagatgctgTGAAATTAGGATTAGGGAtgagctgggatgtggacatgaagctagtgtTAGGGGTAAGGTTAGGGAtgagctgggatgtggacatgaagctagggttaggggtagggttagggatgagctgggatgtggacatgaagctagggttaggggtagggatgaactgggatgtggacatgaagctagggttaggggtagggatgagctgggatgtggacatgaagccacagggtagggttagggatggatgagctgggatgtggacatgaagctagggtcaggggtagggttagggatgagctgggatgtggacatgaagctagggttaggggtagggatgagctgggatgtggacatgaagctagggtcagGGGTAGGGATGAGCTGGGACGTCATCCTGGTCCCAGAACATTTCattttattctgtatgtaaatacgtaacactccatttagtattatGTTACATTTTTGCCTCTATGTAATCATTTGTGGATATCCATCACCCATTtcttatatgttacgaattacaattcatattataaactcaacaaaaaagaaacgtcttctcactgtcaattgcgtttattttcagcaaacttaagggtgtaaatatttgtatgaacataacaagattcaacaactgagacataaactgaacaagttccacagacatgtgactaacagaaatgaaataatgtgtccctgaacatagggggggtcaaaattaaaagtagcagtcagcaactggtgtggccaccagctgcattaagtacggcagtgcatctcctcctcatggactgcaccagatttgccagttcttgttgtgagaatttaccccactcttccaccaaggcaccggcaagttcccggacatttctagggggaatggccctagccctcaccctccaatccaacaggtcccagacgtgctcaatgtgattgagatccgggctcttcgctggccatggcagaacactgacattcctgtcttgcaggaaatcatgcacagaacgagcagtatggctggtggcattgtcatgttggagggtcatgtcaggatgagcctgcaggaagggtaccacatgagggaggaggatgtcttccctgtaacgcacagcgttgtgattgcctgcaatgacaacaagttcagtccgatgatgctgtgacacaccgccccagaccatgacggaccctccacctccaaatcaatcccgctccagagtacaggcctcagtgtaacgctcattccttcgacgataaacgcgaatctgaccatcacccctggtgagacaaaaccgcaaccgtcagtgaagagcacttttttgccagtcctgtctggtccagcgacggtgggtttgtgcccataggcgatgttgttgccggtgatgtctggtgaggacctgcctcagtccagcctctctcaggctattgcgaacagtctgagccctgatgaagggattgtgcgttcctggtgta is a genomic window containing:
- the LOC106608036 gene encoding angiopoietin-related protein 7, yielding MAFLPPHCTPLLGLWLALCILLVREVHGEDPTSHQIGGGGGGSQCGDYSNQVMEDGMCRLVATLPQTEDQRCPDMFRCTDEVSYWLHENEERKQQILSLRETISELQEELRNHRHRVKVLELQSEEKTRINSSLEHRFHELETHYAEATTLVHLQGTLIYDLQAQIHNLSRLVESVRRNPGCMINIVGTSPQMSSEEALHPEVQHVRNCPIDCASIYYNGVRRSGLYTVVPSLGVMPVEVYCDMETEGGGWTMLQRRVDGSVTFDRSWREYKDGFGDLHSEFWLGNDHIHDLTSQGDYSLRIDLEDWSNKHKHALYQSFSVDGEDSQYCLHVSGFSGTTEDSFSWYHDKQGFSTPDTGNICAEISHGGWWYNQCFYANLNGVYYRGGRYSPKGKNPLGPDGIVWYSWKDSDYYSLRKVSMMIRPRTFRPRMSP